TTTCAGTACCCGGTGCACGTCTTCGTATGAAAAAATATCCCAGCACTCTCTCGAGGCATCGTAGCGAACCGGGGTTTCTTTTTGCAGCTTCGATAATATGTCAAAAGGGTACAGCCGTTTTTCCGCAGAATCGAGCTCGGTCATGCTCAGCATATTGGCATATTTGGTCGTCTTCATAAGTCGGATACTTCCTCCTTCCGGCGATTATGAGGTAATTTTGACCGAATGGAGGAAAATTATTCTGCAGCACTTTATTTGATCCCGGATAACGGGATTTTACAAATGATAATCAAAGCAGCGACCTCAATCATAAAAAGGATGTAGGCCAGAAGCGGCTTCGAATAATGTATTCTTAATACCGAAAACATCCCTAAATTGACAAATAATGATTTCCAAATGTTCCAATTGTTATAATAATGTATGTTGCCGCAGTAATATTCAATCAGCTCTACAAGCGTAAATACGGAAGCGCAAAAGGATATGTACAATATTCGATAGATAACCTTTTTGGCGTTAGGGTAAAACCTCATCAACAAAAAAACGGTGGGCGGGTAAACAACAACATTAAGATAAGTATCGTTGATTAAATGTCCGCCTAACTCCGAGCTCAAATCCCATAAAGGAAAGTTATAAGTGATAAGGGTAACCAAATAATTTCCGGCAATCATGAATAACA
The window above is part of the Paenibacillus hamazuiensis genome. Proteins encoded here:
- a CDS encoding CBO0543 family protein; this translates as MMRPYGKKTHATLLFMIAGNYLVTLITYNFPLWDLSSELGGHLINDTYLNVVVYPPTVFLLMRFYPNAKKVIYRILYISFCASVFTLVELIEYYCGNIHYYNNWNIWKSLFVNLGMFSVLRIHYSKPLLAYILFMIEVAALIIICKIPLSGIK